A portion of the Natronococcus sp. AD-5 genome contains these proteins:
- a CDS encoding TMEM175 family protein gives MVWSLGGEGTDRMEGLSDGLFAIVLTLLVLQFEVPDVPADELSAAIVDQETLLISYLLSFLVVGLYWIIHHNLFRYIVGHDRILLWLNLLFLLSISFLPYPTEVLGSYGTRFAWTLYAINFVLVGALMTAVWEYAARAGYTDESIDDRAAQLITVRGLISPAVFALSIGIAAVNLTLAFYTPLLIAPLQMWWVRRYQRDVGPLEE, from the coding sequence ATGGTGTGGTCCCTCGGTGGAGAAGGAACGGATCGGATGGAGGGCCTGAGCGACGGGCTGTTCGCGATCGTTCTCACGCTGCTGGTACTGCAGTTCGAGGTCCCTGACGTCCCCGCGGACGAACTCTCGGCGGCGATCGTCGACCAGGAAACGTTGCTAATCAGCTACCTCCTGAGTTTCCTCGTCGTCGGCCTCTACTGGATCATCCACCACAACCTCTTTCGGTACATCGTCGGTCACGACCGGATCCTCCTGTGGCTGAATCTCCTCTTCCTGCTGTCGATCTCCTTTCTTCCCTATCCGACGGAGGTGCTGGGCAGCTACGGGACGCGGTTCGCCTGGACGCTGTACGCGATTAACTTCGTGCTCGTCGGCGCGCTCATGACCGCCGTCTGGGAGTACGCCGCGCGGGCCGGGTACACGGACGAGTCGATCGACGACCGGGCCGCGCAGCTGATCACCGTCCGCGGACTGATCTCGCCCGCTGTCTTCGCCCTGTCGATCGGTATTGCCGCCGTGAACCTGACGCTCGCGTTCTACACGCCACTGCTCATCGCGCCGCTGCAAATGTGGTGGGTGCGCCGCTACCAGCGGGACGTCGGCCCGCTCGAGGAGTGA
- a CDS encoding metallophosphoesterase family protein yields MLVLGDAHASDPERREALLDHYRTLEPDAALQVGDLEHYELPAPTWFIAGNNEDFDVIEALRAGETAGTRNVHLLASTVATVEGVRVAGLSGNHAPTKYDLPRSELSGERRRHFTHEDVERAASLSDVDVFLTHEAPTGLLSYGYDPGCEHVDDLLEAVSPELCLVGHHHRHREATIGGTRVVSLAPAWERYYTLDPETLAFEGHDPGTDG; encoded by the coding sequence ATGCTCGTGCTCGGTGACGCTCACGCCTCCGATCCGGAGCGTCGTGAAGCATTGCTCGACCACTATCGCACCCTCGAGCCGGACGCGGCGTTACAGGTCGGCGACCTCGAGCACTACGAACTGCCGGCTCCGACGTGGTTTATCGCCGGCAACAACGAGGATTTCGACGTGATCGAGGCGCTGCGAGCGGGCGAGACGGCGGGAACCCGAAACGTCCACCTCCTCGCGAGTACGGTCGCGACGGTCGAGGGCGTGCGCGTCGCCGGCCTCTCCGGAAATCACGCGCCGACGAAGTACGACCTGCCCAGATCGGAGCTCTCGGGGGAGCGGCGCCGCCACTTCACGCACGAAGACGTCGAGCGAGCGGCGTCGCTGTCCGACGTCGACGTCTTCCTCACCCACGAGGCCCCGACGGGACTGCTGTCGTACGGTTACGATCCGGGCTGCGAGCACGTCGACGACCTCCTCGAGGCGGTCTCGCCTGAGCTCTGTCTGGTCGGACACCACCACCGCCACCGCGAGGCGACGATCGGGGGAACGCGCGTCGTGAGCCTCGCACCGGCCTGGGAACGGTACTACACGCTCGACCCCGAAACTCTCGCATTCGAGGGTCACGACCCGGGCACGGACGGGTGA
- a CDS encoding CaiB/BaiF CoA transferase family protein, translated as MRLDGIRILDLSRLLPGPYATQLLADSGAEVVKVEDTGAGDYARLMEPRTARGIGAIFEMVNRGKRSVAIDLKAEDGRAAFYRLVEGADVVLEGFRPGVAERLGVDYESLAAHNDDLVYCSLTGYGQDGPWADRAGHDLNYVALAGLLDMTRDSPDEKPQPPGYQIGDMAGGLFAAFAVVEALLSRELGNAGGEYVDVAMADVVASLSQSVAYQALTGDPAEPRPGETPLTGMLPWYDSYETADGKWVTLAALEPKFWRAFCEAVGRDDLADEHGSQDPAVRAALRDELRELFRERTRDEWEAALADVDATFAGVYAPAETVDHPQIRARGIVERPDDAPPRIGFPARRSEEPTATAETIPERGEHTRQYLAEAGYDDDEIERLLESGAVR; from the coding sequence ATGCGATTGGACGGCATCCGGATACTCGATCTCTCGCGGCTGTTGCCCGGCCCGTACGCGACGCAGCTCCTGGCCGACTCTGGGGCCGAGGTGGTGAAGGTGGAGGACACCGGCGCGGGCGACTACGCCCGGCTGATGGAGCCGCGCACCGCCCGCGGAATCGGCGCGATCTTCGAGATGGTAAACCGGGGGAAACGGAGCGTCGCGATCGACCTGAAGGCAGAAGACGGGCGCGCCGCCTTCTACCGGCTCGTCGAGGGCGCCGACGTCGTCCTCGAGGGATTCCGACCGGGCGTCGCCGAACGGCTGGGTGTCGACTACGAGTCGCTCGCGGCGCACAACGACGACCTCGTCTACTGCTCGCTCACCGGCTACGGCCAGGACGGTCCCTGGGCGGACCGGGCCGGCCACGACCTCAACTACGTCGCCCTGGCCGGGTTGCTCGATATGACCCGCGACTCGCCCGACGAGAAGCCGCAGCCGCCCGGCTACCAGATCGGCGATATGGCCGGCGGACTGTTCGCGGCGTTCGCCGTCGTGGAGGCGCTGCTCTCGCGCGAACTCGGCAACGCCGGCGGCGAGTACGTCGACGTCGCGATGGCCGACGTCGTCGCCTCGCTCTCCCAGTCGGTCGCCTACCAGGCCCTCACCGGCGACCCCGCCGAACCCAGACCGGGCGAGACGCCGCTGACCGGGATGTTGCCGTGGTACGACAGCTACGAGACCGCCGACGGGAAGTGGGTGACGCTGGCCGCCCTCGAGCCGAAGTTCTGGCGCGCGTTCTGCGAGGCGGTCGGTCGGGACGACCTCGCCGACGAACACGGCTCGCAGGATCCGGCCGTGCGCGCCGCCCTCCGAGACGAGCTCCGGGAGCTGTTCCGCGAGCGAACGCGAGACGAATGGGAGGCCGCGCTCGCGGACGTCGACGCCACGTTCGCCGGCGTCTACGCGCCCGCGGAGACGGTCGATCACCCCCAGATCCGGGCGCGGGGGATCGTCGAGCGCCCCGACGACGCGCCGCCGCGGATCGGCTTCCCCGCGCGCCGGAGCGAGGAACCGACGGCGACCGCCGAGACGATCCCCGAACGGGGCGAACACACCCGGCAGTACCTCGCCGAAGCGGGGTACGACGACGACGAGATCGAGCGACTCCTCGAGTCCGGCGCGGTTCGCTGA
- a CDS encoding gamma carbonic anhydrase family protein encodes MVDSRTYEFEGASPSIHDEARVSRDATLVGDVTVEADASVWPGVVLRGDIDPVRIGRETHVGDNATLHASILEDQVMVGHGAVLNEATVEERALVGFNATLNTDVTVGTSSIVAAGTVIPDEYEIPPESFVRGVPAEITPLEETGIDPEAIFEAFSSGEYTDLAQRHGDLFE; translated from the coding sequence ATGGTCGACAGTCGAACCTACGAGTTCGAGGGCGCGTCGCCGTCGATTCACGACGAGGCGCGCGTGAGCCGAGACGCGACGCTCGTCGGCGACGTGACGGTCGAGGCGGACGCGAGCGTCTGGCCGGGCGTCGTGCTCCGCGGCGATATCGATCCCGTTCGCATTGGCAGAGAGACGCACGTCGGCGACAACGCGACGCTTCACGCGTCGATCCTCGAGGACCAGGTGATGGTCGGTCACGGCGCCGTTCTCAACGAGGCGACCGTCGAGGAGCGCGCGCTGGTCGGGTTCAACGCGACGCTCAACACCGACGTGACGGTCGGTACCAGCAGCATCGTCGCCGCGGGGACGGTGATCCCCGACGAGTACGAGATCCCGCCGGAGTCGTTCGTCCGCGGCGTCCCGGCCGAGATCACGCCGCTCGAGGAAACGGGGATCGACCCCGAGGCCATCTTCGAGGCGTTCTCGTCGGGCGAGTACACGGACCTGGCCCAGCGTCACGGCGATCTGTTCGAGTAG
- a CDS encoding acyl-CoA dehydrogenase family protein, whose product MTGDPIGGVSFDVDEETRLVLDSLEEFVDREVDPIVDELGDTHANPRKGHHENGRWTEELLEAREEIRRRSAETGFYAMNLPEAVGGGDVSAVTWYRAKKHLAAQGPGPARYALAGPEGPKPLLLQAEGDQVERYLEPTVRAEKSTAFAQTEPGVGSDSPNMETTAEKDGDEWVLNGRKQWITNAPYADFVQIFARTTPQSEAGRYGGITCFIVERDEYELGSFNNAVGAAGTQAEVVLDDVRIPEDRVLGEVDGAFYAAMEFLSLGRLELGAEAIGYSEFLLDEASEYVTEREAFGRPIGNFQQVSEKLARGKAKTYAADAAGLKLAWKMERDERTVMDSSILKWFATNVMWEVADAAVQVNGANGLAEENPYMDLLHQARILRIVEGTDEIQLNTIAKSMGVLD is encoded by the coding sequence ATGACAGGAGATCCGATCGGCGGGGTGAGTTTCGACGTCGACGAAGAGACGCGGCTCGTCCTCGACAGCCTCGAGGAGTTCGTCGACCGGGAGGTCGACCCGATCGTCGACGAACTGGGGGATACCCACGCGAACCCCAGGAAAGGCCACCACGAGAACGGCCGCTGGACCGAGGAGTTGCTCGAGGCTCGAGAGGAGATCCGGCGGCGATCGGCGGAAACCGGCTTCTACGCGATGAACCTTCCGGAGGCCGTCGGCGGCGGCGACGTCTCCGCCGTCACCTGGTACCGGGCGAAAAAGCACCTCGCCGCTCAGGGGCCCGGACCGGCCCGCTACGCCCTGGCCGGACCCGAGGGACCGAAGCCGCTGCTGTTGCAGGCCGAGGGCGACCAGGTCGAGCGCTACCTCGAGCCGACCGTCCGGGCCGAGAAGTCGACGGCGTTCGCCCAGACCGAACCCGGCGTCGGCTCCGACTCGCCGAACATGGAGACGACCGCCGAAAAGGACGGCGACGAGTGGGTGCTGAACGGACGCAAACAGTGGATCACCAACGCCCCGTACGCGGACTTCGTCCAAATCTTCGCCCGGACGACTCCCCAGTCGGAAGCCGGCCGTTACGGCGGAATCACCTGCTTCATCGTCGAGCGAGACGAGTACGAGCTCGGCTCGTTCAACAACGCCGTCGGCGCGGCGGGAACCCAGGCGGAGGTCGTTCTCGACGACGTGCGGATCCCCGAGGATCGCGTGCTCGGCGAGGTCGACGGCGCCTTCTACGCGGCCATGGAGTTCCTCTCGCTCGGTCGCCTCGAACTCGGCGCCGAGGCGATCGGCTACAGCGAGTTCTTACTCGACGAGGCGAGCGAGTACGTCACCGAGCGCGAGGCGTTCGGCCGACCGATCGGGAACTTCCAGCAGGTCTCGGAGAAACTCGCACGCGGGAAGGCCAAGACCTACGCCGCAGACGCGGCGGGGCTCAAACTCGCCTGGAAGATGGAGCGGGACGAGCGGACGGTGATGGACTCGTCGATACTCAAGTGGTTCGCGACGAACGTCATGTGGGAGGTCGCCGACGCCGCCGTCCAGGTCAACGGCGCGAACGGCCTGGCGGAGGAAAACCCCTACATGGATCTCCTCCACCAGGCGCGCATCCTGCGAATCGTCGAGGGAACCGACGAGATTCAGCTCAACACGATCGCCAAGTCGATGGGAGTCCTGGACTGA
- a CDS encoding VOC family protein yields MTDDIEITADRPDSPIQLSGTDHITLIGSNEEETIAFYRDLLGMPLVLRQPNLDDPNSTHLFFDTGDGRIITFFVTDDRQSNPQPLRHQVGSVHHLSFSIDPDRFLETKEALEEAGHGYNEFDRGIFHSLYTSDHNGLTIELSTDKFDVPDDRRGEVLATAQRLREEDGADFAEERHLEAALEELGIDAEKYELPDAPSGAGL; encoded by the coding sequence ATGACAGACGACATCGAGATCACGGCCGATCGACCGGACAGTCCGATTCAGCTCTCGGGAACCGACCACATCACGCTCATCGGGAGCAACGAGGAGGAGACGATCGCGTTCTACCGCGACCTGCTCGGCATGCCGCTGGTGCTCAGACAGCCGAACCTCGACGATCCGAACTCGACGCACCTCTTCTTCGACACGGGCGACGGCCGGATCATCACCTTCTTCGTGACCGACGACCGGCAGTCGAACCCGCAGCCGCTTCGCCATCAGGTCGGCTCCGTCCACCACCTCTCGTTTTCGATCGATCCGGACCGATTCCTCGAGACGAAAGAAGCGCTCGAGGAGGCCGGTCACGGCTACAACGAATTCGATCGCGGCATCTTCCACTCGCTGTACACCAGCGATCACAACGGCCTCACCATCGAACTCTCGACCGACAAGTTCGACGTCCCCGACGACCGCCGCGGCGAGGTGCTGGCGACGGCCCAGCGGCTCCGCGAGGAGGACGGCGCCGACTTCGCCGAGGAACGCCACCTCGAGGCCGCGCTCGAGGAACTGGGGATCGACGCCGAGAAGTACGAGTTGCCGGATGCACCCTCTGGTGCTGGTCTCTAA
- a CDS encoding alpha/beta fold hydrolase codes for MPYIECNGADLYYEDHGDGRPIVFLHGVMCSLRYFEPQLSGLSNEYRAIAVDFRGHGRSEKTELGHTVAQYARDLHAFVEQRDLEDIVLVGWSMGAFVSWDFVDQFGTERVRGLVDVDIEASRFQWDDYEYGLTDLEGLNDTLALAQSDRTSLIERFTEQVFSNPTAEMRTLQFDEMSRTPAPIKSAILFDALTRDYRTVLPEVDVPMLVCAGADESRGSVAAVRRVADLVPDATFECFEDCGHCPPLEQPERFNRVVSQFVDSL; via the coding sequence ATGCCGTATATCGAGTGTAATGGGGCGGACCTCTATTACGAAGATCACGGCGACGGCCGACCGATCGTCTTCCTCCACGGCGTGATGTGCAGCCTCAGGTACTTCGAGCCGCAGTTGAGCGGCCTCTCGAACGAGTACCGCGCGATCGCCGTCGATTTCAGAGGGCACGGTCGGTCGGAGAAGACCGAACTCGGACACACCGTCGCGCAATACGCGCGGGATCTTCACGCCTTCGTCGAACAGCGAGACCTCGAGGATATCGTTCTCGTCGGATGGTCGATGGGCGCGTTCGTTTCGTGGGACTTTGTGGATCAATTTGGCACGGAGCGGGTGCGAGGGCTGGTCGACGTCGATATCGAGGCATCGCGGTTCCAGTGGGACGACTACGAGTACGGGCTCACCGATCTGGAGGGGCTCAACGACACGCTCGCACTGGCCCAGTCGGACCGGACGAGTCTCATCGAACGCTTCACGGAGCAGGTCTTCTCGAACCCTACCGCCGAGATGCGAACCTTGCAATTCGACGAGATGTCGCGAACTCCAGCGCCGATCAAAAGCGCCATCCTATTCGACGCGCTCACGCGCGATTATCGGACCGTCCTCCCCGAGGTCGACGTCCCCATGTTGGTGTGCGCCGGCGCGGACGAGAGCCGAGGATCCGTCGCGGCAGTGAGACGCGTCGCGGACCTGGTTCCGGACGCCACGTTCGAATGCTTCGAAGACTGCGGCCACTGTCCGCCTCTCGAGCAGCCCGAGCGGTTCAATCGGGTAGTGAGCCAGTTCGTCGATTCGCTGTGA
- a CDS encoding DUF6517 family protein: MKRRHVIAGVGSIGLASLAGCLGLVGLDEHEASPAGVEASAREDTGYEQTDVDDLRIEEEVGVSALSEEIVVTNYLTEHQKAVDMGPLGKQRGAEFTILSTPKVEIAGRNFNPVEDKSAAELVDLVAANYDAIDDVERVSDGEATVLEQTTTASKFTADAEFEGQSVDVNLHVTEAVETDDDLLVTIGVYPQRVESYEESNVRSLVEHVVEDAEDGNSGQDGGDEEDETDDGDGDGGDGGGNEEETDGGDGNESEDGEDDEDGIGI; this comes from the coding sequence ATGAAACGTCGACATGTCATCGCCGGCGTAGGAAGCATCGGGCTGGCGAGCCTGGCGGGCTGTCTGGGGCTGGTCGGACTCGACGAGCACGAGGCCTCGCCGGCCGGCGTCGAAGCGTCCGCCCGCGAGGACACCGGATACGAGCAGACCGACGTCGACGACCTGCGGATCGAAGAGGAGGTCGGCGTCTCCGCGCTCTCCGAGGAAATCGTCGTGACGAACTACCTCACCGAGCACCAGAAGGCGGTCGACATGGGACCGCTCGGCAAGCAGCGGGGGGCGGAGTTTACGATCCTCTCGACCCCGAAAGTCGAGATCGCCGGACGAAACTTCAACCCGGTCGAGGACAAGTCGGCCGCCGAACTCGTCGACCTGGTCGCCGCCAACTACGACGCGATCGACGACGTCGAGCGCGTCTCGGACGGCGAGGCGACCGTGCTCGAGCAGACGACGACCGCGTCGAAATTCACCGCCGACGCGGAGTTCGAGGGCCAAAGCGTCGACGTGAACCTCCACGTCACCGAGGCCGTCGAAACCGACGACGACCTGCTCGTGACGATCGGCGTCTATCCGCAGCGCGTCGAGAGTTACGAAGAGTCCAACGTGCGCTCGCTCGTGGAACACGTCGTCGAGGACGCCGAAGACGGCAACAGCGGTCAGGACGGCGGCGACGAAGAGGACGAGACGGACGACGGCGATGGCGATGGCGGAGACGGTGGCGGGAACGAGGAGGAGACGGACGGCGGTGACGGTAACGAGAGCGAAGACGGTGAAGACGACGAAGACGGAATCGGCATCTGA
- a CDS encoding spermidine synthase has protein sequence MEREALTSYRPTKPEIAVFVSGITSMGLEILAVRIVAPQFGSHIYTVGGILTVFLAALSLGYWQGGKRARLATNREMSWIMLATAVYVAIVVYASDLLLAYTSTLALPPRYASLPAVIALFGPPTYLLGFISPYAAELSQKRGIGEASGHVYALGTIGSILGSAATTFVLIPALSIGEIGVLFGLTLVATAVALTLPSPPRRPTIASVVVVLLLVGAAGGGPVAFDHRGDVVYESQTSYQHLEVVDDGDTRTMYLDGARHSAMDLEDPDRHVFAYTRYFHLPMLMTDDPDDVDRVLFIGGGGYTGPKDFEERYDATVDVVEVDPEVTETAETYFGLDRSDDDLNVHTGDGRQFLRNTDETYDVIILDAYKQDQVPFHLTTEEFMHLASDRLSDDGVLLANVISAPSGSGSEFYRAEYETMEQAFPEVYSFRTSEKSSVQNVELVATNDDEELSRADLERRNENRELGVDLSDEIDHYMADPETDDVPVLRDDRAPVDSLLDPMMGQRYVVEETNESEPATAEATSPRVARS, from the coding sequence ATGGAGAGGGAGGCGCTCACGTCCTACCGGCCCACGAAGCCCGAAATCGCCGTCTTCGTCTCGGGAATCACCAGTATGGGCCTCGAGATCCTCGCGGTGCGGATCGTCGCACCGCAGTTCGGGAGCCACATCTACACCGTCGGCGGCATTCTGACGGTCTTCCTCGCGGCGCTGAGCCTGGGCTACTGGCAGGGCGGCAAGCGGGCGAGGCTGGCGACGAACCGGGAGATGTCCTGGATCATGCTCGCGACCGCGGTGTACGTCGCGATAGTGGTCTACGCGAGCGACCTGCTGCTCGCGTACACGTCGACGCTGGCGCTGCCGCCGCGGTACGCCTCACTCCCGGCCGTGATCGCCCTCTTCGGCCCGCCGACCTACCTGCTGGGCTTCATCAGCCCGTACGCCGCCGAACTCTCGCAAAAGCGGGGGATCGGCGAGGCGTCGGGCCACGTCTACGCGCTCGGAACGATCGGAAGCATCCTCGGTTCGGCGGCGACGACGTTCGTCCTCATTCCCGCCCTGAGCATCGGGGAGATCGGGGTCCTCTTCGGACTCACCCTCGTCGCCACCGCGGTCGCGCTCACGCTGCCCTCGCCGCCGCGCAGGCCGACGATCGCGAGCGTCGTCGTCGTCCTGTTGCTCGTCGGCGCGGCCGGCGGCGGTCCCGTCGCGTTCGACCACCGCGGCGACGTCGTCTACGAGAGTCAGACGTCCTACCAGCACCTCGAGGTCGTCGACGACGGCGACACCCGGACGATGTACTTAGACGGCGCCCGTCACAGTGCGATGGACCTCGAGGACCCCGATCGCCACGTCTTCGCCTACACGAGGTACTTCCACCTGCCGATGCTCATGACCGACGACCCCGACGACGTCGACCGCGTGCTCTTCATCGGGGGCGGCGGCTACACCGGCCCGAAGGATTTCGAGGAGCGCTACGACGCGACCGTCGACGTCGTCGAGGTCGATCCCGAAGTTACCGAGACCGCCGAAACGTACTTCGGACTCGACCGGAGCGACGACGACCTGAACGTCCACACCGGGGACGGCCGGCAGTTCCTCCGGAACACCGACGAGACGTACGACGTGATCATCCTCGACGCCTACAAGCAGGACCAGGTGCCGTTCCACCTGACCACCGAGGAGTTCATGCACCTCGCGTCGGACCGGCTGAGCGACGACGGCGTCCTGCTCGCGAACGTCATCTCCGCGCCGAGCGGATCCGGGTCGGAGTTCTACCGCGCGGAGTACGAGACCATGGAACAAGCGTTCCCGGAAGTGTACAGCTTCCGCACCTCCGAGAAGAGCTCCGTTCAGAACGTCGAACTCGTCGCGACGAACGACGACGAGGAACTCTCGCGAGCGGACCTCGAGCGACGGAACGAAAACCGGGAGCTGGGCGTCGACCTGAGCGACGAGATCGACCACTACATGGCGGACCCCGAAACCGACGACGTGCCGGTCCTGCGCGACGACCGGGCGCCCGTCGACAGCCTCCTCGATCCGATGATGGGCCAGCGGTACGTCGTCGAGGAGACGAACGAGTCGGAGCCGGCGACGGCGGAGGCAACGTCGCCTCGAGTCGCTCGGAGTTGA
- a CDS encoding helix-hairpin-helix domain-containing protein, translating to MFDVQRTAVKQGQQLFKQSLAAQRNADRVVLTGLKSQESLQRQQLEIVEAATRGTVSAMTAMMPGGQPAARQGIDEHFAQLKTTHEAIYDAIERELERNVESIDELSEGVVDAMEAGTEQVLESSHTVEDQTVDNVGELSTQLREQLERTQEMQDELEDRLERQSGDVEELLERQAEQIESFQQQLEEQTEQVQLQFEEGERERTKIRTDPEHALEDIDGIGATTRERLADAGIATIDDLTRSDPETVAEAAEVSTSRAREWIDQAEA from the coding sequence ATGTTCGACGTGCAGCGAACCGCAGTCAAACAGGGGCAGCAACTGTTCAAGCAGAGCCTCGCGGCCCAGCGAAACGCCGACCGCGTCGTCCTCACCGGCCTCAAGAGTCAGGAGTCGCTGCAGCGCCAGCAACTCGAGATCGTCGAGGCCGCGACCCGCGGCACCGTCAGTGCGATGACCGCGATGATGCCCGGCGGCCAGCCGGCAGCCCGCCAGGGAATCGACGAGCACTTCGCACAGCTGAAGACGACTCACGAAGCGATCTACGACGCTATCGAGCGCGAACTCGAGCGCAACGTCGAGTCGATCGACGAGCTCTCCGAGGGGGTCGTCGACGCGATGGAAGCGGGGACCGAGCAGGTGCTCGAGTCCTCGCACACGGTTGAGGACCAGACGGTCGACAACGTCGGCGAGCTCTCGACGCAGCTTCGCGAACAGCTCGAGCGGACCCAGGAGATGCAGGACGAGCTCGAAGACCGGCTCGAGCGCCAGAGCGGCGACGTCGAAGAACTGCTCGAGCGGCAGGCCGAACAGATCGAGTCCTTCCAGCAGCAACTCGAAGAGCAGACCGAGCAGGTCCAGCTGCAGTTCGAAGAGGGTGAGCGAGAGCGGACGAAGATTCGGACCGATCCCGAGCACGCGCTCGAGGACATCGACGGGATCGGCGCGACGACCCGCGAGCGGCTGGCGGACGCCGGAATCGCGACGATCGACGACCTGACGCGATCAGACCCCGAAACCGTCGCCGAGGCCGCGGAAGTCTCGACGTCGCGCGCTCGAGAGTGGATCGACCAGGCGGAAGCCTGA
- a CDS encoding dienelactone hydrolase family protein — MTTGGTHTVTEIPVGDATLEGELAVPADASGLVVFAHGSGSSRHSPRNNAVAETLRERGLGTLLFDLLTEAEDRNRENRFDIPLLTDRLVAATTWARERPEIGDAYPIGYFGASTGAAAAIRGAARSETDVGAVVSRGGRVDMASEVLDELASPTLLIVGGEDESVLGLNREVYEAISCDADLRIVEGAGHLFEGPGELEEVSDHAADWFTTHLG; from the coding sequence ATGACGACCGGCGGGACCCACACCGTGACCGAGATCCCTGTCGGGGACGCGACGCTCGAGGGCGAACTCGCCGTTCCGGCCGACGCGAGCGGCCTGGTCGTCTTCGCTCACGGGAGCGGCAGCAGTCGGCACAGCCCGCGAAACAACGCCGTCGCCGAGACGCTGCGCGAACGGGGGCTCGGGACGCTCCTGTTCGACCTGCTCACGGAAGCGGAGGACAGGAATCGGGAGAACCGCTTCGACATCCCGCTCCTGACCGACCGACTCGTCGCGGCGACGACGTGGGCTCGCGAACGACCCGAGATCGGGGACGCGTATCCGATCGGCTACTTCGGCGCCAGTACGGGCGCTGCAGCGGCCATTCGAGGCGCCGCCCGGTCCGAAACGGACGTCGGTGCGGTGGTGTCCCGCGGCGGCCGAGTCGACATGGCCTCCGAGGTCCTCGACGAGCTCGCCTCCCCGACGCTGCTGATCGTCGGCGGCGAGGACGAGTCGGTGCTCGGGCTGAACCGGGAGGTCTACGAGGCGATCTCCTGTGATGCGGACCTTCGGATCGTCGAGGGCGCCGGTCACCTCTTCGAGGGGCCGGGCGAACTCGAGGAGGTGTCCGATCACGCCGCCGACTGGTTCACGACGCACCTCGGCTGA
- a CDS encoding thiolase family protein, with translation MKTAVVVDAVRTPFGKRDGSFRDTHPQDLAAAPLEALEKRNDFAPETIEDVIYGCVTPIDEQGLNIGRLAPMVAGWGDVVPGVQLNRMCGSGQQAVNFAAANLMAGQHDVLIAGGVEHMTRVPMGSDGDGVTDTYFEHFDELTTQGEGAERIAEEYDLSRRDVDEIAVDSQRRWADAWADGRYDDQVVPVETELEGETVVVDEDEHPRPETDLETLSNLPLSFRDEGEGVHHAGNSSGIVDGSAALLLASEEAAERRGWEPMARIVQTEVVGVDPVTMLKGPTPATERVIENSEYELADVDLFEVNEAFASVVAAWLEETGVSWERTNVNGGAIAHGHPLGATGAALLTKLVHELERTDQDTALSTMCIGFGQGVATIVERL, from the coding sequence ATGAAGACAGCAGTCGTCGTCGACGCGGTTCGAACCCCCTTCGGAAAACGCGACGGATCGTTCAGGGACACCCACCCCCAGGACCTCGCGGCCGCGCCGCTCGAGGCGCTCGAAAAACGGAACGACTTCGCGCCGGAGACGATAGAGGACGTTATCTACGGCTGCGTGACGCCGATCGACGAACAGGGGCTGAACATCGGCCGACTCGCGCCGATGGTCGCCGGCTGGGGCGACGTCGTCCCAGGCGTCCAGTTAAACCGGATGTGCGGCTCCGGCCAGCAGGCCGTCAACTTCGCCGCCGCGAACCTCATGGCCGGCCAGCACGACGTGCTGATCGCCGGCGGCGTCGAGCACATGACCCGCGTGCCGATGGGGTCGGACGGCGACGGCGTCACCGACACGTACTTCGAGCACTTCGACGAGCTGACGACCCAGGGCGAGGGCGCCGAGCGCATCGCCGAGGAGTACGATCTCTCGCGGCGCGACGTCGACGAGATCGCCGTCGACTCGCAGCGGCGCTGGGCCGACGCATGGGCGGACGGCCGCTACGACGACCAGGTCGTTCCCGTCGAGACCGAACTCGAGGGGGAGACCGTCGTCGTCGACGAGGACGAGCACCCGCGACCGGAGACCGACCTCGAGACCCTCTCGAACCTTCCGCTCTCCTTTCGGGACGAGGGCGAGGGCGTCCACCACGCGGGCAACTCGTCGGGAATCGTCGACGGCTCGGCGGCCCTCCTGCTCGCCAGCGAGGAGGCCGCGGAGCGACGCGGCTGGGAGCCGATGGCCCGGATCGTTCAGACGGAGGTCGTCGGCGTCGACCCCGTGACGATGCTCAAGGGTCCCACCCCCGCGACAGAGCGGGTGATCGAAAATTCCGAGTACGAGCTCGCGGACGTCGACCTCTTCGAGGTCAACGAGGCGTTCGCGTCGGTCGTCGCCGCCTGGCTCGAGGAGACCGGCGTCTCCTGGGAGCGCACGAACGTCAACGGAGGCGCCATCGCCCACGGCCACCCGCTCGGGGCGACGGGTGCGGCGCTGCTGACGAAACTGGTCCACGAACTCGAGCGAACGGACCAGGACACCGCGCTCTCGACGATGTGTATCGGCTTCGGGCAGGGCGTCGCGACGATCGTCGAGCGGCTGTAA